The Sphingobacterium lactis sequence GGGAAAGGTGGATGATGAAAAATTCGCGAAGGAAGTCAGTGGATTCACCAACCAATATTTTAAGGAGACAATTGAAAATCTCAAAAGAGATGGTGGCCAGCAGGATCAGAATGGAGCCTATTATTCCCTGCACCTAATCCCCATTGCTGATTTTCACCTGAGTAATCTGGGGATTGCAAACGGTCCATCGGCCTCCTTCCCTTGGATATTATTGGGTATTGCAGGATTGATCGTTTTTATCGCTTGTTCTAATTTCATCAACCTCTCGTTGGCCAATTCCCTGCTGCGCAACAAGGAAATCGGCACGCGGAAAACTTTAGGCGCTACAGTGAAGAATCTGGTCGTGCAATTGTGGACAGAGGCCTTTTTGTTGTGCTTGATAGCCCTCGGCATTGGTTTGTTGCTGGCCTATCTGATTCTACCGGAATACAACGCCAATATGAATTATAAACTGGGTTTTCAGCAGTTGTTGACCCCAGCGAACCTGATGTGGCTCTTGGTTACATTTTTGGGAATCACTCTGATTGCTGGCGGTTACCCTGCATGGCGCATTGCCAACAGCAATATTATCCATTCTTTAAAAGGAACTGCCAAGGTAAAATCATCACGCTTGCGCAATATCCTCACTGTACTGCAATTCAGTATTGCTATCCTGTTGATTGTGGCAACAATCGTCATCAGCTCGCAACTGAATTACATGGCCAACAGACCTTTGGGATACAACAAAACAGAGGTGATCAGTATTCCGATTGGAAACGGGATCAACCATGAAGATGCCCTGAACCGAATGCGGGCAGAATTGGCCAAAGAGTCCTGGGTGACAGCGGTCAGTGCCGCGGACGTGAATATGGGCATGGGAAATGATTTTAGTACGCGACGCTCCGTTTTCGGGTTCAATCAGGAAAACAGGGAATATACCACCAATTATATGCGCATCGACTACGACTACCTGAAAACCATGGATATCAAACTCTTGGCAGGGCGTGATTTTGACCGCCAGTTTGCCACGGATAGCAATTCAGTGATTCTGAATAAGCAGATGGCTGAGCAGATGGGCGGTATCGAGAAGGTATTGGGCCAGCGCATCAACCTGAACGGGCAGTCCTTGGTGATCGGTATCATCGATGATTTCAACTTCCAGGATCTTCGCAAAAAGGTGGAACCCCTATCGCTGTCCATCAATCCACATGTTTTTACGGTAGATTATATTTTTGTACGGGTCAATACCCAGGATCTGAAAGCATCCCTGGCAAAGGTGGAGAGCATCTGGAAAAAGGTAAATCCAAAAGCGGAAATTGCCGCTTCATACCTGGATGAAAACACCCAGAACTTGTACCAGAGTGACCGCAGGTTCTCCGGAATTGTGATGGTCGGCACGGGTATCGCCATCCTTATTTCCTGTATGGGGCTCTTTGCACTAGCATTACTGACGATTAATAGGCGCGTCAAGGAAATTGGGATCCGTAAAGTATTGGGTTCCTCGGTGTCCAATCTGATCCTCCTGTTATCGAAGGATTTCATCAAGTTGGTGGTGATTGCTTTTCTGATCGCTGCTCCCTTGGCATGGTTTATCATGAACGGTTGGTTACAGGCATATGCGTTCAGGATCGATATCCAATGGTGGATGTTCGC is a genomic window containing:
- a CDS encoding ABC transporter permease, producing MFKIAWRNIIKAKSLSFIHIIGLAIALASAIILFLTASFELSYDNFHKDVDRIGLLYSKSQPERGVNYNTSMAAPLAPLLKAQIPSIALASRIANSNVILRHGDKELESSNKFVDRDFMDILTFPILEGDEKALNDLGNIVLDEAMAMRLFNSKDIIGKQVEVLSDGVWSPRTVTAVLASSPTNSSLRFNSLMRFEQRPNYAAEKDRWDIVNHDVIVKMKAGKVDDEKFAKEVSGFTNQYFKETIENLKRDGGQQDQNGAYYSLHLIPIADFHLSNLGIANGPSASFPWILLGIAGLIVFIACSNFINLSLANSLLRNKEIGTRKTLGATVKNLVVQLWTEAFLLCLIALGIGLLLAYLILPEYNANMNYKLGFQQLLTPANLMWLLVTFLGITLIAGGYPAWRIANSNIIHSLKGTAKVKSSRLRNILTVLQFSIAILLIVATIVISSQLNYMANRPLGYNKTEVISIPIGNGINHEDALNRMRAELAKESWVTAVSAADVNMGMGNDFSTRRSVFGFNQENREYTTNYMRIDYDYLKTMDIKLLAGRDFDRQFATDSNSVILNKQMAEQMGGIEKVLGQRINLNGQSLVIGIIDDFNFQDLRKKVEPLSLSINPHVFTVDYIFVRVNTQDLKASLAKVESIWKKVNPKAEIAASYLDENTQNLYQSDRRFSGIVMVGTGIAILISCMGLFALALLTINRRVKEIGIRKVLGSSVSNLILLLSKDFIKLVVIAFLIAAPLAWFIMNGWLQAYAFRIDIQWWMFALAAIIALTIAWSTIAWQTFRAARVNPVDSLRDE